The Pectinophora gossypiella chromosome 10, ilPecGoss1.1, whole genome shotgun sequence genome contains a region encoding:
- the LOC126369998 gene encoding esterase AGAP003155, whose amino-acid sequence MSECNSNSNQSAPENNKDNKDSGRPKLKILAFHGYRQNGAVFRGKIGSFRKTVSKYAQLVFISAPHRVMNEEGAGDEDGRSWWFNAEDNTFSGKCLGGPALGFEETLKLIEKTVEEHGPFDGFMGFSQGACLVGLLAAMQQKGYLPYTFKFTIFASGFRSGSLVHKGFYDEEITLPSLHVYGESDSIIPKEMSESLINLFINPVVAEHSGGHYVACSGSIKEAYLDFLHERYQDLLDTRVEGEKRKS is encoded by the exons atgtcggaGTGCAACTCAAATTCTAACCAAAGTGCGcctgaaaataataaagataacaaAGATTCAGGTCGCCCTAAGTTGAAGATCTTAGCGTTCCATGGATACCGGCAGAATGGCGCAGTCTTTCGCGGGAAAATTGGGTCTTTCCGCAAAACGGTATCAAAATACGCGCAATTGGTATTTATATCAGCTCCACATCGAGTTATGAATGAAGAAGGCGCAGGTGATGAAG atgGCAGATCCTGGTGGTTTAACGCTGAAGACAACACATTCAGCGGGAAGTGTCTAGGGGGCCCAGCACTGGGATTTGAAGAGACCCTGAAGCTCATTGAAAAGACCGTGGAAGAGCATGGGCCATTTGATGGCTTCATGGGCTTCTCGCAAGGAGCATGCCTAGTAGGGCTTCTAGCAGCCATGCAGCAGAAAGGAT ACTTACCATATACATTTAAGTTTACAATATTTGCATCAGGCTTCCGGTCTGGGAGTTTAGTCCACAAAGGATTTTATGACGAAGAGATTACACTACCATCACTGCATGTGTATGGGGAAAGTGATTCTATTATACCAaaag aaatgaGTGAGTCACtcataaacttatttattaaccCAGTGGTAGCTGAACATTCCGGTGGCCATTATGTCGCGTGTTCTGGGTCTATAAAAGAGGCATACCTAGACTTCCTTCATGAAAGATATCAAGATCTGTTGGATACACGGGTAGAGGGCGAGAAAAGAAAGTCGTAG